A single genomic interval of Metasolibacillus fluoroglycofenilyticus harbors:
- a CDS encoding VirB4 family type IV secretion system protein, giving the protein MLLTKSKELVSKLKGQPKQSVEETEKIAARNKNYNSAFLAAIQPQGGVQFKDKYIQKGDGYEACVHLWDYPTMVSPLWLEKLFSMRDVIVTMDVATMPKDETVSAINKSMLEQTMRFSNSKQQSEKMDAQNSYQELERLYNEIAQMGEVVKLVDIRLFVHAKSIHELELKIQAVETDLRSYGFKGTIFLNETSWEWQSLFLPYEEQQKLPNQREGKGMQGLTLAAGLPYHFSELNDPTGSYLGTTFSGGNVVFDLFHKDKQRRYYNAVVAGTMGAGKSTLLKKLTTDNACRQNIIRGLDVVGEFETIVKELGGHLISLDGSQGIINPLQIYRQEDVSGEKTIQKSEELCFMQHLSKVAKFYQFLAGQSLEDIEEFKKVLRAFYASLGFLERIQQGESVSLLPNESYPIFSDLLSYVQQELYEDVGRRVIRTELSIARANRLERIELILDNVVNTYGYLFNGHTSIPDFTDEQIMFFSVRQLTNLEKNIFNAQMHNALTLIWDNLIQIGTPQMRAMYEDENFNIDDAVRFFTVIDESHRFVHADNPLAVDFVLDYEREARKYLGGIVLASQSIRDYAPDHADNEVVSKIRKLFELTQYKFIMQQDANALDAMRTIFEGQISESELAQIPQLQQGECLLLINGVGNLLFTVEASDEEIALFRGGM; this is encoded by the coding sequence ATGCTATTAACGAAATCTAAGGAACTCGTATCAAAATTAAAGGGACAGCCCAAACAAAGTGTTGAAGAAACAGAAAAAATAGCAGCGCGTAATAAAAACTATAATTCAGCTTTTCTAGCGGCGATTCAGCCGCAGGGGGGTGTTCAATTTAAGGATAAGTACATTCAAAAAGGCGATGGCTACGAGGCCTGTGTGCACCTTTGGGATTATCCTACGATGGTATCGCCACTTTGGTTAGAGAAATTGTTTTCGATGCGCGATGTTATTGTCACGATGGACGTTGCAACAATGCCGAAGGATGAAACGGTAAGTGCGATTAATAAAAGTATGCTGGAGCAGACAATGCGTTTCTCCAACAGTAAGCAGCAGTCCGAGAAAATGGATGCGCAAAATAGTTATCAGGAATTGGAGCGACTTTATAATGAAATTGCACAGATGGGCGAAGTTGTTAAATTAGTAGATATTCGTTTATTTGTCCATGCGAAAAGTATCCATGAGCTAGAGCTGAAAATTCAAGCAGTCGAAACAGATTTACGTTCCTATGGATTCAAAGGTACGATTTTCTTAAATGAAACAAGTTGGGAATGGCAATCCCTATTCCTTCCTTATGAAGAGCAACAAAAGCTTCCTAACCAAAGAGAAGGTAAAGGTATGCAAGGGTTAACATTAGCAGCAGGGCTACCCTATCATTTTTCAGAATTAAATGATCCAACAGGGAGTTATTTAGGAACCACATTTTCGGGAGGGAATGTGGTTTTTGATCTTTTCCATAAAGACAAACAAAGACGCTATTATAATGCCGTTGTTGCAGGAACGATGGGGGCAGGAAAATCAACGCTCTTAAAAAAATTAACAACCGATAATGCTTGTCGTCAAAATATCATCAGAGGGTTGGATGTAGTAGGTGAATTTGAAACGATTGTCAAAGAGTTAGGGGGGCATTTAATTAGCTTGGATGGCAGTCAAGGGATTATCAACCCCTTACAAATTTACAGACAAGAGGATGTTAGTGGAGAAAAAACAATCCAAAAAAGCGAAGAATTATGCTTCATGCAACACCTTTCAAAAGTGGCCAAGTTTTATCAATTTTTAGCTGGTCAATCTTTAGAAGATATTGAGGAGTTTAAGAAAGTATTACGGGCTTTTTATGCCTCTCTTGGTTTTTTAGAGCGCATTCAACAGGGCGAAAGTGTTTCACTGTTACCAAATGAATCCTATCCCATTTTCAGCGATTTACTAAGCTATGTGCAGCAGGAGCTTTATGAGGACGTTGGTAGACGTGTTATTCGTACAGAGTTGTCCATAGCACGTGCCAATCGCTTAGAGCGTATTGAACTGATTTTGGATAATGTTGTGAATACCTATGGCTATTTATTTAATGGGCATACATCCATTCCTGACTTTACGGATGAGCAAATTATGTTCTTTTCTGTACGTCAGTTAACAAACCTAGAAAAGAATATTTTTAATGCACAAATGCATAATGCACTAACACTTATTTGGGACAATTTGATTCAAATTGGTACGCCACAAATGCGCGCCATGTATGAGGATGAAAACTTCAATATAGATGATGCGGTGCGATTTTTTACTGTTATTGATGAATCACATCGCTTTGTTCATGCAGATAATCCGCTTGCCGTTGATTTTGTACTTGATTACGAACGAGAAGCGCGAAAGTATCTAGGAGGAATTGTATTAGCGAGTCAATCGATTCGAGATTACGCGCCTGATCACGCAGATAATGAAGTTGTTTCTAAAATTCGTAAACTATTTGAGCTAACGCAATATAAATTCATCATGCAGCAGGATGCCAATGCATTAGACGCTATGCGTACTATTTTTGAAGGACAAATATCCGAGAGTGAGTTAGCACAAATACCACAATTGCAGCAAGGGGAATGCTTGTTACTTATTAATGGTGTAGGGAATTTATTGTTTACGGTGGAAGCATCGGATGAAGAAATTGCCCTATTCAGAGGAGGTATGTAA
- a CDS encoding DUF5592 family protein, translating into MYEIPKEIKAKPKLMGLELKELIIVGVSFFLFLTIFRDLVHGVLVIPYLVIASGTLFWLVLPSGNNPRLKNYQSIRLFFQHKQSTYHALAVQKVLNEQQFGEDGMLDEQ; encoded by the coding sequence ATGTACGAAATTCCAAAGGAAATTAAAGCGAAACCTAAATTAATGGGTCTAGAATTAAAGGAGCTAATCATTGTCGGGGTTAGCTTCTTTTTATTTTTAACGATTTTTCGTGATTTAGTACATGGTGTACTAGTAATTCCATATTTAGTAATAGCAAGTGGTACATTGTTTTGGCTTGTTTTACCTTCTGGTAATAACCCAAGGTTGAAAAATTATCAATCGATTCGTTTGTTTTTTCAGCATAAGCAATCTACTTATCATGCATTAGCTGTTCAAAAGGTGTTAAATGAACAACAGTTTGGAGAGGATGGGATGCTGGATGAGCAATGA
- the mobP2 gene encoding MobP2 family relaxase, with translation MNLTPGVVLNSQFVMPGSKEYSEFVGYIDRDASKIKAELSFKSEVFAEDAEFSMVFASYLDYAGDEKKQGSLFTKDADLLDKQGQKQLKQSFELAQQNGSPMWQDVVSFDNAWLQKFNMMDANTGEVDEVKMRSVIRDAVTEMLRAEDMADTAVWTASIHYNTDNIHVHIATVEPIPTRPLKYMKEKEKVFNAETGKHEYQPTGRWSLQRKAGRKPKSIKEMKAKVANIIANRDKEFELIDQLIKGARKEKERRDISFSSYRKTSKLFQQALQKLPQDTTQPQWKKLGYNSQAMSEVKPYIDEIIDIFIERFYKKEMQELHQRLDEEVEVMKTKYGDGSQAKNYKPNQLAKLRSAMGNAILAELREYQREQGRKTYDKNRNTPLRYHFERASDLHRALNQLSYRLRKTYQDYQKDRNLEEFDRMLDGYER, from the coding sequence ATGAACTTGACTCCAGGTGTAGTTTTGAACAGTCAGTTTGTAATGCCAGGAAGTAAGGAATATAGCGAATTTGTCGGTTACATTGATCGGGATGCATCAAAAATAAAGGCAGAATTATCATTTAAGAGTGAAGTGTTTGCAGAAGATGCCGAATTTTCGATGGTCTTTGCAAGTTATTTGGACTATGCAGGAGATGAAAAAAAGCAGGGCTCGTTGTTTACAAAGGATGCAGATTTATTAGATAAGCAAGGGCAAAAACAATTGAAACAGTCCTTTGAGCTCGCCCAACAAAACGGCTCTCCTATGTGGCAGGATGTAGTGAGTTTTGATAATGCTTGGTTACAAAAATTCAACATGATGGATGCGAATACAGGAGAAGTGGATGAAGTGAAAATGCGAAGTGTAATCCGAGATGCAGTGACAGAAATGTTGCGAGCTGAGGACATGGCAGACACGGCTGTTTGGACGGCTTCCATTCATTACAACACCGACAATATCCATGTGCATATTGCTACCGTTGAACCAATACCTACTCGTCCATTAAAGTACATGAAAGAAAAAGAAAAAGTCTTTAATGCAGAGACTGGCAAACACGAATATCAACCTACAGGGCGCTGGTCATTGCAACGTAAGGCAGGACGCAAACCTAAATCAATTAAGGAAATGAAAGCGAAAGTTGCTAACATCATTGCCAATCGTGATAAGGAATTCGAACTGATTGACCAGTTAATTAAAGGAGCAAGAAAAGAAAAAGAAAGGCGAGATATCAGTTTTTCAAGCTATCGCAAAACTAGCAAATTATTTCAACAGGCGCTACAGAAATTACCACAAGATACTACACAGCCACAGTGGAAAAAGCTTGGTTATAATTCACAGGCTATGAGTGAAGTAAAGCCTTATATTGATGAAATTATTGATATTTTCATCGAGCGTTTTTATAAAAAAGAAATGCAAGAGCTACATCAACGTTTAGATGAAGAAGTTGAAGTGATGAAAACAAAATATGGTGATGGGAGTCAAGCTAAAAATTATAAACCTAATCAATTAGCAAAATTAAGAAGCGCGATGGGGAATGCTATTTTGGCAGAGTTGCGTGAATATCAAAGAGAGCAAGGTCGCAAAACTTATGATAAAAATCGAAATACACCACTGCGCTATCATTTTGAACGCGCTTCTGACTTACATCGTGCATTGAACCAATTAAGTTATCGGTTACGAAAGACATATCAAGATTATCAAAAAGACCGTAATTTAGAGGAATTTGATCGAATGTTAGATGGATATGAGCGTTAG
- a CDS encoding type II toxin-antitoxin system PemK/MazF family toxin, translated as MNEEKQMSEKNNTGFQEGDIFYAYVHFIDDIDQGKERPIVAMKDQDTDTWKAFKITSRIEKKLNHKYGYLMEDWAESGLTKPSIIKCDLQSVYDIDPNNIIRKIGDLTERDLKGLLMKIVTVREIEYRRERQKIHEAER; from the coding sequence ATGAATGAAGAAAAACAGATGTCAGAGAAGAACAATACAGGCTTTCAAGAAGGCGATATTTTCTATGCATACGTTCATTTTATCGATGATATTGATCAAGGAAAAGAGAGACCTATTGTAGCCATGAAAGACCAGGATACAGATACTTGGAAAGCTTTTAAAATAACGAGTCGCATTGAAAAGAAGTTAAATCATAAATATGGTTATTTAATGGAGGACTGGGCAGAGTCAGGTCTAACAAAGCCTTCCATCATTAAATGTGACTTACAAAGTGTATATGATATTGATCCTAATAATATTATTCGAAAAATTGGTGATTTAACAGAGCGTGATTTAAAGGGGCTTCTTATGAAAATTGTAACAGTGCGTGAAATTGAATATCGTCGCGAACGGCAAAAAATACATGAAGCCGAGCGATAG
- a CDS encoding lysozyme family protein produces MKHVGNLIKKKLLLWIASTIGVSGAVFIGIAFCIMMVILAIMVGGGGKFACAEFQIGNISPHVKKYEYLVSKYAEELNIEEYTPLILAIMEQESGGNPDERDPMQASESLCGFIGCITNPKKSIQQGVEHFNYMLQSANGDVFLALQSYNFGSDFIKFVRTEMGVDAVYEFNIKFEDGKETYDMAIKYSQIEYKFQVLIGNGHLYKCSREEAKMYGACFGDILYVWAVLNYVERGVGCGEDSFGTGGRGTGVPNAQGWIKPLTGNYPITSGFGWRDLGYGPEFHNGVDFGAPTGTPVYAAKEGVVIYVVPATGHYPDSFGSVIFIDHGEGVVSIYAHLSATHVRVGQNVEQNQPIGNVGSTGRSTGPHLHFEVRVNNQPTNPLLLIQ; encoded by the coding sequence TTGAAGCATGTTGGAAACTTAATTAAAAAGAAGTTGCTATTGTGGATAGCTAGCACAATAGGCGTAAGTGGAGCTGTTTTCATAGGTATTGCATTTTGCATTATGATGGTCATTTTAGCAATCATGGTAGGCGGTGGTGGGAAGTTTGCATGTGCAGAATTTCAAATCGGGAATATATCACCACATGTAAAAAAATACGAGTATCTTGTATCGAAATATGCAGAAGAGCTAAACATCGAGGAGTATACGCCTCTCATACTTGCTATTATGGAACAAGAATCTGGAGGTAATCCAGATGAGCGTGATCCCATGCAGGCATCTGAAAGTTTATGTGGTTTTATAGGATGTATTACCAATCCAAAGAAGTCAATTCAGCAAGGTGTTGAACACTTTAATTATATGCTACAAAGCGCAAATGGAGATGTTTTTCTAGCCCTTCAAAGTTATAACTTTGGTTCAGATTTTATTAAATTTGTTCGTACTGAAATGGGGGTGGATGCTGTCTATGAATTTAACATAAAATTCGAAGACGGAAAAGAAACATATGATATGGCGATTAAGTATTCACAAATAGAATATAAATTTCAAGTTTTAATTGGGAATGGTCATTTATATAAATGTTCACGAGAAGAAGCCAAAATGTACGGTGCATGTTTTGGAGATATCCTTTACGTATGGGCAGTGTTAAATTACGTAGAACGTGGAGTGGGATGTGGAGAGGACTCATTTGGTACTGGCGGAAGAGGGACAGGTGTTCCGAATGCACAAGGATGGATTAAGCCACTAACAGGTAACTATCCAATTACTTCAGGATTCGGTTGGCGTGATTTAGGATATGGCCCAGAATTTCATAATGGTGTTGATTTTGGAGCACCTACAGGCACACCTGTTTATGCAGCGAAGGAAGGTGTTGTTATTTATGTTGTGCCAGCAACAGGTCATTACCCTGATTCATTCGGAAGTGTTATTTTCATCGATCACGGTGAAGGAGTTGTTTCGATATATGCTCATTTAAGTGCAACTCATGTACGTGTGGGACAAAATGTTGAACAAAATCAACCAATTGGCAATGTAGGTAGCACAGGACGTTCAACAGGGCCACATTTACATTTTGAAGTGAGGGTAAACAATCAACCAACAAATCCATTACTGCTAATTCAGTAA
- a CDS encoding type IA DNA topoisomerase — MKIVILAEKPSQAKAYAEAFEVASREGTHITLKPSITFPKGAIITWGIGHLVSLKMPNEYKEEWKTWNLKHLPIFPEEFAYKVDDSKKAQFNAVKKLFKEADLLINACDVDREGSNIFYSIYDMVGVKKPVKRLWINSLEADEVRKGFANLQNNEKDLLMYQEAKGRQISDWLVGMNASQLYSLLLQDKGLQIALSVGRVQSPLCYLIYQRQKEIANFVSKPFFELIGEFKAANGVYKGKAKNIKFDTLEQLHMLLAEKAAVLNSEIPGVISSVEKEEKRTKSPKLHSLSTLQTVANKKWKYSPAKVLEVMQSLYEKKIVTYPRTDTNFITENEFAYLVTNLDAYQKLARVEFKGKTAPSKRFVDNTKVQEHYAIIPTKTVPTESQLHALTTEEKNVYQEVLLTTLAMFHSDYVYEETKITMLVQDIEFETVGKVEKSKGWKALFSSLQEATEKATEDIILPGVFIDEEVSSMLTEKEGRTSPPKPYTEGALINLMKTAGKMVEDEADSEILKEVEGIGTEATRASIIETIKKNGYIDIQKNIVHITKKGELLCDAIEGTLLASPAMTAKWESHLKKVGKGEATTAKFVENTKQFIQELLQAAPQKVAQLKIEAPVATKPTGLGTCPSCGKGSMMDRKTFLGCSEYRNGCKFSINKEIAKKRLTERQLADLIAKGSTGIIKGFTSKAGKKFNARLVIKENKISFKFV; from the coding sequence ATGAAAATAGTTATTTTAGCAGAGAAACCAAGTCAAGCGAAGGCGTATGCTGAAGCATTTGAAGTTGCTAGCCGTGAAGGTACACATATTACATTAAAGCCAAGTATTACGTTTCCTAAAGGAGCTATCATTACATGGGGAATTGGTCATTTAGTGAGCCTAAAGATGCCAAACGAGTATAAAGAAGAGTGGAAAACATGGAATCTAAAGCATCTACCAATTTTTCCAGAGGAGTTTGCGTATAAAGTAGATGATAGCAAAAAAGCACAGTTTAATGCTGTGAAAAAATTATTTAAAGAAGCAGATTTATTAATCAATGCTTGTGATGTGGATCGTGAAGGCAGCAATATTTTTTATAGCATCTATGATATGGTAGGCGTGAAAAAGCCTGTCAAACGTTTATGGATTAATTCACTGGAGGCAGATGAGGTACGAAAAGGCTTTGCAAACCTACAAAATAATGAAAAGGATTTGTTAATGTACCAGGAAGCAAAAGGTCGGCAAATTAGTGATTGGTTGGTCGGTATGAATGCCAGTCAATTATATAGTTTATTGCTGCAGGATAAAGGCTTGCAGATTGCTTTATCAGTCGGACGTGTACAAAGCCCACTATGCTATTTAATCTATCAACGACAAAAGGAAATTGCTAATTTTGTATCAAAACCATTTTTTGAGTTAATCGGCGAATTTAAAGCTGCAAATGGTGTATATAAAGGCAAAGCAAAAAATATAAAATTTGATACATTGGAGCAGCTGCACATGCTTTTAGCAGAAAAAGCAGCTGTTTTAAATAGTGAAATACCAGGTGTTATTTCATCGGTAGAGAAGGAAGAAAAACGTACAAAATCACCGAAACTTCATTCTTTGTCTACGCTACAAACTGTTGCGAATAAAAAATGGAAATACAGTCCTGCGAAGGTTTTAGAAGTGATGCAGTCGCTTTATGAAAAAAAGATTGTCACATATCCACGTACTGATACGAATTTTATTACAGAAAATGAATTTGCTTATTTGGTTACGAACCTTGATGCATACCAAAAGCTTGCTCGTGTAGAGTTTAAAGGAAAAACAGCACCAAGTAAACGCTTTGTAGACAATACAAAGGTACAGGAGCATTATGCCATTATTCCAACCAAAACTGTGCCAACTGAATCACAGCTTCATGCTTTAACAACAGAAGAGAAAAATGTTTATCAGGAAGTGCTACTCACAACGTTAGCAATGTTTCACAGTGATTATGTCTATGAAGAAACGAAGATTACCATGCTTGTGCAAGATATAGAATTTGAAACGGTTGGAAAAGTTGAAAAAAGCAAAGGGTGGAAAGCATTATTTTCTAGTTTGCAGGAAGCGACAGAAAAAGCAACCGAAGATATAATTCTTCCAGGTGTTTTCATAGATGAGGAAGTATCAAGTATGTTAACGGAAAAAGAAGGTCGTACAAGCCCACCAAAACCATATACCGAAGGGGCATTGATTAACTTGATGAAAACCGCGGGGAAAATGGTAGAGGATGAGGCAGATTCTGAGATTTTAAAGGAAGTGGAAGGAATCGGAACAGAAGCCACACGTGCCAGCATTATCGAAACAATCAAAAAGAATGGCTACATTGACATTCAGAAAAACATCGTACACATCACTAAAAAAGGTGAGCTTCTTTGTGACGCGATTGAAGGAACCTTGCTTGCCAGCCCAGCGATGACAGCTAAATGGGAAAGCCACTTGAAGAAGGTTGGTAAAGGGGAAGCAACCACAGCTAAATTTGTTGAAAATACAAAGCAATTTATTCAGGAGTTATTACAAGCTGCGCCACAGAAAGTAGCTCAATTAAAAATTGAAGCTCCTGTAGCCACTAAACCTACAGGGCTGGGTACATGTCCAAGCTGTGGAAAAGGAAGCATGATGGATCGCAAAACCTTCTTAGGGTGTAGTGAGTATCGGAATGGCTGTAAGTTTTCAATTAACAAGGAAATCGCAAAGAAAAGATTAACGGAGAGGCAGTTAGCGGATTTGATTGCAAAAGGCTCTACAGGGATTATTAAAGGTTTTACAAGTAAGGCTGGGAAGAAATTCAATGCTAGGTTAGTAATAAAAGAAAATAAAATATCATTTAAGTTTGTCTAA